Part of the Desulfovibrio sp. ZJ209 genome, ATGGCCACCGTGCGCCGAGTCGGCGCCGGAAAGTCGATCATCGTGGGCGACAAAAGAGAGGAAAACGCCCGCTCCATCGCAAAGATCCTCACGGGCGCCGGCTTTGAAGCGCTCCCGCTTGAGGCGGACCTCGCCTCGCGGGAGTCGGTCAAAAACCTCATTGCCGCCGGCGAGGCTCAGGGAGAGATCGCCATGCTGGTCAATGCGGCCGGCCTTTCCCCGAGCCAGGCATCCATCGAGGCGATTTTGCGGGTGGACCTGTACGGCACTGCCGTCCTTCTGGAAGAAGTGGGCAAGGTCATCAGGCCCGGGGGCACTGGCGTCACCATCTCCAGCCAGTCCGGGCACCGGCTGGAGGCCCTGGGCGCGGAAAAGGACGCCCTGCTCGCCGAAACGCCTGCCGAAAAGCTGCTTGAGCTGGATTTTTTGCAGCCCGGGAACATCGCGGACACCTTGCGCGCCTACCAGCTTGCCAAGCG contains:
- a CDS encoding SDR family oxidoreductase, which produces MKKDVVLLMGAGQIGMATVRRVGAGKSIIVGDKREENARSIAKILTGAGFEALPLEADLASRESVKNLIAAGEAQGEIAMLVNAAGLSPSQASIEAILRVDLYGTAVLLEEVGKVIRPGGTGVTISSQSGHRLEALGAEKDALLAETPAEKLLELDFLQPGNIADTLRAYQLAKRCNVKRVMAEAVTWGKRGARINSISPGIIVTPLAIDEFNGPRGDFYKRMFASCPAGRPGTADEVANVAELLLGPQGSFITGADFLVDGGATAAFFYGDLGQEKG